The following DNA comes from Streptomyces sp. NBC_00690.
TTGTAGGCGACGGCGACCTCGTTGGCGATGTCCGAGAACGAGGCGGTGCCCTTGTCGGCGGCGACGACGAGATAGGTGTCGTCCTCGTCGTGGCGCACGACGTCGGCCGGCGGAACGACCTCACCCGCGACCAGGTTGTCGGTGATGTCGAGCAGCGCCGAGATGAACGTCTTGTAGCAGGCGACGCCCTCGGCGAGCCAGGCGTCCCGGTCCACGGAAGGGTCGGGAAGCTGCTTGGCGACGAAGCCGCCCTTGGCGCCGACCGGGACGATCACGGTGTTCTTCACCATCTGCGCCTTGACCAGGCCCAGGATCTCCGTACGGAAGTCCTCACGCCGGTCGGACCAGCGCAGACCGCCGCGGGCGACCTTGCCGAAGCGCAGGTGGACGCCCTCGACACGCGGGGAGTACACCCAGATCTCGAACGCGGGGCGGGGCGCGGGCAGATCGGGGATCGCCGTCGGGTCGAACTTCATCGACACATAGCCGTGGTACGCGCCGCTGTCCGCCTTCTGGAAGAAGTTGGTGCGCAGCGTCGCCTTGATCACGGTGAGGAAGGAGCGCAGGATGCGGTCCTCGTCCAGGCTCGCCACCTGGTCGAGCGCACCGTCGAGCTCCTCCATCAGACCGTCGGTCAGCTCGGTTCCGGCGCTCTGCCGGCCGGGCGACATCCGGGCTTCGAAGAGCGAGACCAGCAGCCGGGTGGTGTGGACGTTGTTACGGAGGGTGTCCTCCATGTAGTCCTGGCTGAAGGTGGCACCGGCCTGACGCAGATACTTGGCGTAGGTGCGCAGCACCATCGCCTGACGCCAGTTCAGCGCGGCGCCCAGGACGAGGGAGTTGAAGCCGTCATTCTCCGCCTCTCCGGTCCACACGGCGGCGAAGGCGTCCTGGAAGCGCTCGCGGGCGTCATCGGCGAGGTGGTCGCCGTTGGTGCGAGGCATCCGCAGACCGAAGTCGTAGATCCACACCAGGGAGCGGTCGGAGCAGCGCAGCTCGTAGGGACGCTCGTCGACGACCTCGCAGCCGAGTCGCTGGAGGATCGGCAGCACCGCGGAGAGGGAGACCTGCTCACCGGTTCGGTAGATCTTGAAGCGACGCTCCCCGGGGCCGGCGCCGACCGGCTCGTAGAGGGAGAGCGCGAAGTTACGGCCAGAGTCGGTGAGGGCTTCCAGGTGCACCAGGTCGGCGACGGCGGAGCGCGGCGAGTGGTCGGCCTTGTACCCCTCGGGGAGGGCGTTGCCGTAGCGGCGCAGCAGTTCGGCGGCGCGCTCCTCGCCCAGCTCGGCGTTGAGGGCATCGGAGAAGCCGTCCGCCCAGGAACGGGCGGCCTCGACCAGCCTGGCCTCGATGCGCTCGGTGTCGGCATCGGTGAGGTGGGGCAGTTCGGTGCCGGGGGCGACCCGGACCACGAAGTGGATGCGGGAGAGGATCGACTCCGTGTTCCACGCGGTGAAGTCGACGCTGGTGCCGCCGAGCTCCTCCTTGAGGATGTCGATCAGCCGCAGCCGTACGCCCGTCGTGTAGCGGTCACGCGGCAGATAGACGAGGGCGGAGTAGTAGCGGCCGTACTCGTCCTGGCGGAGGTAGAGCCTGAGACGACGGCGCTCCTGGAGGTAGAGCACGCTGGTGGCGATGGTGCGCAGCTGGTCGACGGGGGTCTGGAACAGCTCGTCGCGCGGGTAGGTCTCCAGGATCTGGAGCAGGTCGCGGCCGTCGTGGCTGTTGGGCGAGAAACCGGCGCCGTCGAGGACTTCGGCCACTCGGCGGCGGATGACGGGGATGCGACGGACCGACTCGGTGTACGCGGCGGACGAGAACAGGCCGAGGAAGCGCCGTTCACCGATGACGTTGCCGTCGGCGTCGAACTTCTTGACGCCGACGTAGTCGAGGTAGCTGGGCCGGTGGACGGTGGCGCGGCTGTTGGCCTTGGTCAGCACGAGCAGCTTGTGCTCGCGGGCCTTGGCGCGAGCGTCCGCGGGAAGCCTGCTGAACGAGGGGCTGACCGGGTGGTCCTCGTCCTCGCTGTGGTGCGGGTCGGAGCGCAGGATGCCGAGTCCGGTACCGGGAACCGCGGCCAGGGCATCACCTTCCGTGAGTGTGTACTCCCGGAACCCCAGAAAGGTGAAGTGGTCGGCCGCCAGCCACCGCAGCAGCTCGCGCGCCTCGTCGACCTCCTGGTCGGCAAGGTCGTCGGCGGTCGGCTCGGTGGGGAGCTCATCAGCGATGCGCAGCGCGGCTTCGCGCATCTTCTCCCAGTCCTCGACGGCTTCGCGCACATCGGAGAGGACCCTCAGGAGGTCATTGGTGATCTGCTTGAGATCGGCGCGGTCCGTCTCGCGATCGATCTCCACATGGATCCAGGACTCGATCAGCGCATCGTGCGGAAGGTCCTTGGGGTCCCTCGGCCGCTTGACCGTGGGCAGTACCTCGATCAGCTTGCCCGTGATGTCGCGACGCACCGTGACCTGTGGGTGGATCACCACATGGATGCCGCGGCCCTGGCGCGAGAGCTCGTTGGTCACCGAGTCCACGAGGAAGGGCATGTCATCCGTGACCACCTCGACGACGGAGTGGCTACAGGTCCAGCCGTTCTCCTCGACCGTCGGGGTGTGGACCCGCACATTGGCCGTTCCCTGGGGACGGTCCTCAGCCAGTCGGTAGTGGGAAAGCGCCGCTCCATAGACATCGACCGGATCGCGGTCCGCAAGGTCCTCGGGGGCGGTGTGCAGGTA
Coding sequences within:
- a CDS encoding NAD-glutamate dehydrogenase; its protein translation is MQTKLDEAKAELLARAARVAENSPGGVHHPAGEEQGESPDRDTLLSYLQRYYLHTAPEDLADRDPVDVYGAALSHYRLAEDRPQGTANVRVHTPTVEENGWTCSHSVVEVVTDDMPFLVDSVTNELSRQGRGIHVVIHPQVTVRRDITGKLIEVLPTVKRPRDPKDLPHDALIESWIHVEIDRETDRADLKQITNDLLRVLSDVREAVEDWEKMREAALRIADELPTEPTADDLADQEVDEARELLRWLAADHFTFLGFREYTLTEGDALAAVPGTGLGILRSDPHHSEDEDHPVSPSFSRLPADARAKAREHKLLVLTKANSRATVHRPSYLDYVGVKKFDADGNVIGERRFLGLFSSAAYTESVRRIPVIRRRVAEVLDGAGFSPNSHDGRDLLQILETYPRDELFQTPVDQLRTIATSVLYLQERRRLRLYLRQDEYGRYYSALVYLPRDRYTTGVRLRLIDILKEELGGTSVDFTAWNTESILSRIHFVVRVAPGTELPHLTDADTERIEARLVEAARSWADGFSDALNAELGEERAAELLRRYGNALPEGYKADHSPRSAVADLVHLEALTDSGRNFALSLYEPVGAGPGERRFKIYRTGEQVSLSAVLPILQRLGCEVVDERPYELRCSDRSLVWIYDFGLRMPRTNGDHLADDARERFQDAFAAVWTGEAENDGFNSLVLGAALNWRQAMVLRTYAKYLRQAGATFSQDYMEDTLRNNVHTTRLLVSLFEARMSPGRQSAGTELTDGLMEELDGALDQVASLDEDRILRSFLTVIKATLRTNFFQKADSGAYHGYVSMKFDPTAIPDLPAPRPAFEIWVYSPRVEGVHLRFGKVARGGLRWSDRREDFRTEILGLVKAQMVKNTVIVPVGAKGGFVAKQLPDPSVDRDAWLAEGVACYKTFISALLDITDNLVAGEVVPPADVVRHDEDDTYLVVAADKGTASFSDIANEVAVAYNFWLGDAFASGGSAGYDHKGMGITARGAWESVKRHFRELGHDTQTEDFTVVGVGDMSGDVFGNGMLLSEHIRLVAAFDHRHIFIDPNPDAATSYAERRRLFELPRSSWADYNKELLSAGGGIHPRTAKSIPVNTHMRAALGIEAGVSKITPAELMRAVLHAPVDLLWNGGIGTYVKASSESNADVGDKANDAIRVNGEDLRVKVVGEGGNLGLTQLGRIEFDRIGGRVNTDAIDNSAGVDTSDHEVNIKILLNGLVADGDLTVKQRNQLLAKMTDEVGALVLRNNYAQNTALSNAVAQASSLLHAHQRYMRRLGRDGALNRELEFLPTDRQIRELLNGGKGLSQPELAVLMAYTKITTADELIVTSLPDDPYLRRLLHAYFPKPLREKYPEAVDAHALRREIITTVLVNDTVNTGGSTFLHRLREETGASIEEVVRAQTAARAIFGLSAVWDAVEGLDNKVAADVLTRIRLHSRRLVERGTRWLLGNRPQPLELAETVEFFSERVEQVWGQLAKMLRGEDLDWYHGILKELTEAGVPEELAARVAGFSSAFPTLDIVAIADRTQKEPMAVAEVYYDLADRLRITQLMDRIIELPREDRWQSMARASIREDLYAAHAMLTADVLSVGNGSSSPEERFGQWQEQNASILARARGTLEEIQGSDTFDLANLSVAMRTMRQLLRTHS